The DNA region GGCCCTTTTCATCTATCTATCTCGACAATGTTAAGCAGATCATGGAATGAGTGATAAAGGAAGCCATGGAGAATTATGGTTTGGTTACATACCGGGAGACTGCTTTGCTCTATGATGATCAGCATTCTGCTGCTGCTAACAAACAGAGGGTTGCAATTGTTGTAGCTCATGAACTAGCACATCAATGGTTTGGCAAATTTTATTACAATGGAGCGGTGGACCCATTTATGGCTGAATGAAGGTTTTTGCAACATGGGTGAGTTTATTTAGCTGCTGATCACCCTGTTCTTGTTTACATGCCTACTGGATGCGCATAAGCCAGTACTAGACTACTTTTGCCTGCGGGCTTTATTAATACCACGATTACATACCAAGAGTGCTAACCTGCATCAGGCCGCAGATCAGTACACAGAATAAGACCAATTAAGCgaaacacattaaaattaagCAACAGAGATGTACCTGAAAATAATCCTTCATACACCACAGTTTATGTTGGCAACCTTCCCCATGATGTAACACAAGTTGAACTCCATTGTCAATTCCCTGCATTGGGAGCTGGGGTACTTGAGGAGGTCCGAGTTCAGAGGGATAAGGGTTTTGGATTTGTCGGATACAATACTCACGAGGAAGCAGCACGGGCTACTCAGATGGCTAATGGAAGACCAGTTTGTGGGAAGACGATGAAGTGTTCATGGGGTAGCAAACCAACTCCTCCTGGGACAGCTTCGAATCCATTACCTCCTCCGGTTGCACAACCATATCAAATACTTCCTACTGCAGAGATGACCGTGTCGGCTGTTTTGAAACAGAAGAGTTCTTCTATTGAAGGCATAGAGAATTGGCCATATGAAGCTTCTGCCTGCCAAATTAAAATCAAGAAAGATCACTTGTAATGCAAAATTGTACATTAAGAGGATGCAAACAGGCCATTTTTGAATCAGAGAGAGGTACTAGGAAGCTCACCGTTTGGTTATTTCGTAACTAGTCTGCAAGTGAGCATTGTAACTGACACCGTTTCTGCAGCAATTCTCGCCTCCGAGCAAATCAAACCAATACTCCAATCTTCACTGCGGTAAAAAACACAAACTAATTAGCCAAGGCAGTAAAGATTCGAAAAATACCCGAATTGGCATTAAGACAAAAAAGGAAGAAGAAAGCACGAACTCAGAATATCATTTTCGGTTTTAGCATTAAACAGGCCAATCCAAATTGAGCACAAAAAAGAGGATTTTACAGAGATGCGCTTTTGAAGACAAAAACACcatttgaaaccctaatttaagAGAGATAAATAGAGAGAAAGAGGGAATCAGTAAAGAGACGAAAAATTAACGGCGAAAAAGATACCACACAAACCCTAATCCCAAAATCGAAGCAAGAAACCAATATTTGAAGATTCAAGGACTACCTGAGCTCGCCGTCACCGTCGAAGGTGAGCCATCCTATCCAACTTTCTCTTGGGAACCATGGTTTCTTTATCTTTTCGCGCTTTGATTGAGAGATGACGACTGAGGTGAGAGCGATGGAGAGATGTTGAGAGTTCATAGAGAGTGGTGATAAGCGATTTTGAGAACAGAGAGAGATTTCGTTTTAGAGAGTTTTGAGGTAGAGAGATCCTGGGTTTGAGATTTGGGAAGAGGACGATGAGATTCTGGGTTTGAGATTTGAGATTCTGCGTTCTCCTTTTTTTATTACTATCATTTTCTCTTTAATTAAACAGACCATTTAACTCCATTTAAGTGACCCTTTAGTGATCCCAATGGACATTAATGTTGGTGTTTAACATGATTCCATTTTTCTTTACTATTCCCAATTCACTAGCCTCtagaacccaacagccaggcggctgggtttaattATGGTAGTCCaacaaattttcttttttattagttt from Lathyrus oleraceus cultivar Zhongwan6 chromosome 1, CAAS_Psat_ZW6_1.0, whole genome shotgun sequence includes:
- the LOC127087831 gene encoding oligouridylate-binding protein 1-like is translated as MENYGLVTYRETALLYDDQHSAAANKQRVAIVVAHELAHQWFGRRSVHRIRPIKRNTLKLSNRDVPENNPSYTTVYVGNLPHDVTQVELHCQFPALGAGVLEEVRVQRDKGFGFVGYNTHEEAARATQMANGRPVCGKTMKCSWGSKPTPPGTASNPLPPPVAQPYQILPTAEMTVSAVLKQKSSSIEGIENWPYEASACQIKIKKDHL